The DNA window CATCGTCCAGCCAGAAAATCCAATTGAGTGTTTCCTCCATCCGGCTGATCGCCTCTGCTGAGGGTGGGCCGAGGCGCATCGGCAATTTCTCGCTTTGCATGATTTCGATGCTGGTGCGGATGACTTCCGGATAGGTATTGAAATACCCTTGCACCTTCACTGGTGGCAGGCGCTTTAACGTCTTGACGGCTTCTTCAAAGCGGTCTGCCACATCGGTGACTGTCCATTTTTTATTTTGAGCCATCAGGAAGCCCTCCCTGATCTGGTTCGGGAAGCACCTCGACCATCACCGCCGCATAACCGGCAATGTCGATAATGCTGTCGAGGTGGGTGGGGTTTTCTTTGAGCCGCGCCAGCTTGAGTTCAATCAGGCACATCACCACCTGTTGCGGGGTGACTTGACAACCCAGCGCCAGCGACCAGCGTCTGGCAACCTCGCGGAAGTGATGTTTTGCCAGGCCGTAATTGGCACGGCGCTCTTCAAATATCTGCAGTGAACGCTGCAGCATCTGCTCTCCATTCATGATGTTTCCTCCTTGATGGCCAGTTGGACACCGACCACGGAGCGTGAGCAGACGGATTGCTCCTCCCAGCAATGATTGAGGTCGGTGAGGTAATGATTTTCGATCCAGCCGCGCACGAATTCGCGGGGGCAGGTAAGCGTCAGCAACGCGCCATCGGGCGTGTCCTCGGCGGCAGTGATGACGGTGTTTGAAAACCAGCTGCGTATCGCTGGCTTGCCGTGATGATGCTCCATGCGGCGGATCACATCATCCCACGCATCGGCGAATTCTGGCAGATTGCATGATGGGGCTTTGGCAGGGTGCTTGCCTCCGGAGAAGCCACCTTCGAGAATTTTTGCTACACGATCTGATGACTGGATTGCCCATGTCAGGTCAATCGTCCA is part of the Alphaproteobacteria bacterium genome and encodes:
- a CDS encoding DUF6362 family protein: MAQNKKWTVTDVADRFEEAVKTLKRLPPVKVQGYFNTYPEVIRTSIEIMQSEKLPMRLGPPSAEAISRMEETLNWIFWLDDEDECRLVWLKAERVRNKQICYRLGCGRTKVWQMWTFALLKIVTRLNAGMGGR
- a CDS encoding DUF6378 domain-containing protein — its product is MNGEQMLQRSLQIFEERRANYGLAKHHFREVARRWSLALGCQVTPQQVVMCLIELKLARLKENPTHLDSIIDIAGYAAVMVEVLPEPDQGGLPDGSK